A genomic window from Populus alba chromosome 19, ASM523922v2, whole genome shotgun sequence includes:
- the LOC118055684 gene encoding two-component response regulator ARR17: MASSSSSLPSMEFDIDEKPHVLAVDDSLIDRKVIERLLTNSTCRVTTAENGKRALEYLGLADGQHPNHGVSNHTMKVNMIITDYSMPGMTGYELLKRIKESPNMKEIPVVVVSSENIPTRINQCMEGGAQEFLLKPLQLSDAKKLRCHIKKLNN; this comes from the exons ATGGCcagctcttcttcttccttaccATCAATGGAGTTCGATATTGATGAGAAACCACATGTGTTAGCTGTTGATGATAGTTTGATCGATCGCAAAGTCATTGAAAGGTTACTTACCAACTCTACATGCAGAG TGACCACAGCAGAAAACGGAAAGAGAGCATTGGAGTATTTGGGCTTAGCTGATGGACAACATCCCAATCATGGTGTAAGTAACCATACAATGAAG GTGAATATGATCATCACCGATTATAGCATGCCAGGAATGACCGGTTATGAGCTGTTGAAAAGAATTAAG GAATCACCTAACATGAAGGAGATACCGGTGGTTGTAGTGTCATCTGAGAACATCCCTACACGAATTAATCA GTGCATGGAGGGAGGAGCTCAAGAATTCTTGCTGAAGCCTCTTCAGCTATCAGATGCGAAAAAGCTGAGGTGCCATATAAAAAAGCTGAATAATTAA